A part of Melittangium boletus DSM 14713 genomic DNA contains:
- a CDS encoding chondroitinase-B domain-containing protein, translating to MGSCLFLALAPSLGVSADARFSLSAAAVTASSDDGNIPAHTVDGDVSTRWSAKGDGQWIQFNLGALKKVAFVKIAFHEGASRTFTFDIQTSSDGATFVPVRTGVKSGLADGLQSFDFTDVTAARYVRFVGYGNTSNTWNSYLEVEIHGSAAETSTGPVVNVSTAAQLTTALANATAGTTIVLANGTYTKSGAFSLNKSGTASSPITLRAANRGKALISGGAFLQVSGAAYVVIEGLKFTNTGNSAVVIDKSHHVRLTRNTFALTEDGTEVKWLNIKGGGSHHHQIDHNDFGHKSDPGPVIAMDGDYSTQMTQYDVIEYNHFHDVGPRLSNGLETIRLGLSSVSLFNAYATVQYNLFENCDGDPEFISIKSGGNAIRYNTIRTSQGQLTARHGNNNSIYGNFILGDGTKAGVGGIRLYGTDHKVYNNYLDKLTDDALLIDGGDHDGGPTSGNADASVLSKHWRVYRAEVVHNTIVNSKSGLLIGKSYTHAPVDGKVANNLVRNTTGTLFLEKKTSNTLFQGNIGYGATLSNTSRASGEVRNVNPLLTSVDGLQKLSSTSPAINAAVGTYGYVLEDMDGDLRSTLDVGADEYATMASVQRPLSPADVGPNAP from the coding sequence ATGGGTTCCTGCTTGTTCCTGGCACTGGCTCCTTCCCTGGGGGTCTCGGCGGATGCGCGGTTTTCCCTCTCGGCGGCCGCCGTCACCGCGAGCTCGGATGACGGAAACATTCCCGCCCACACGGTGGACGGGGATGTGAGCACCCGCTGGTCCGCGAAGGGGGATGGGCAGTGGATCCAATTCAATCTGGGTGCCCTCAAGAAGGTGGCCTTCGTGAAGATCGCCTTTCATGAAGGCGCGTCCCGGACCTTCACCTTCGATATCCAGACTTCCTCGGATGGCGCCACGTTCGTCCCGGTGCGCACGGGAGTGAAGAGCGGCCTGGCGGATGGCCTCCAGAGCTTCGACTTCACCGATGTCACTGCCGCGCGTTACGTGCGGTTCGTGGGGTACGGCAACACGTCCAACACCTGGAACAGCTATCTGGAGGTGGAGATCCATGGGAGCGCCGCCGAAACATCCACGGGCCCCGTGGTGAACGTCTCCACGGCCGCTCAGCTCACGACGGCCCTCGCCAACGCGACCGCGGGCACCACCATCGTCCTGGCGAACGGCACCTATACGAAGAGCGGCGCCTTCAGCCTCAACAAGAGTGGCACCGCCTCCAGCCCCATCACCCTCCGGGCGGCGAACCGGGGCAAGGCCCTCATCTCCGGAGGAGCCTTCCTCCAGGTGTCTGGCGCCGCCTACGTCGTCATCGAGGGGCTGAAGTTCACGAACACCGGCAACAGCGCCGTCGTGATCGACAAGTCCCACCATGTCCGGCTCACCCGGAACACCTTCGCGCTCACGGAGGATGGGACCGAGGTCAAATGGCTGAACATCAAGGGAGGTGGAAGCCACCATCACCAGATCGACCACAATGATTTCGGCCACAAGAGCGATCCCGGCCCGGTCATCGCGATGGATGGCGACTACTCCACTCAGATGACCCAGTACGACGTCATCGAATACAACCACTTCCACGACGTGGGACCGCGTCTGTCCAACGGGCTGGAGACGATCCGGCTCGGGCTGTCCAGCGTGTCCCTCTTCAACGCCTACGCGACCGTGCAGTACAACCTGTTCGAGAACTGCGACGGGGATCCGGAGTTCATCTCCATCAAGAGCGGTGGCAACGCGATCCGCTACAACACCATCCGCACCTCACAGGGCCAACTCACCGCGCGTCACGGCAACAACAACAGCATCTACGGCAACTTCATCCTGGGGGATGGAACCAAGGCCGGCGTGGGTGGCATCCGGCTCTACGGAACCGATCACAAGGTCTACAACAACTACCTGGACAAGCTGACCGATGACGCCTTGCTCATCGATGGGGGCGATCACGACGGAGGACCCACCTCCGGCAACGCCGACGCGTCTGTCCTGTCCAAGCACTGGCGGGTCTACCGGGCCGAGGTCGTCCACAACACCATCGTCAACAGCAAGAGCGGGCTCCTCATCGGCAAGAGCTACACGCACGCCCCGGTGGACGGGAAGGTCGCCAACAACCTCGTTCGCAACACGACGGGCACGCTCTTCCTCGAGAAGAAGACGAGCAACACCCTGTTCCAGGGCAACATCGGGTACGGCGCGACGTTGAGCAACACGTCGCGCGCGTCTGGTGAGGTGCGCAACGTGAATCCGCTGCTGACCTCGGTCGATGGGTTGCAGAAGCTGTCTTCCACCAGCCCCGCCATCAACGCCGCCGTGGGAACGTATGGCTATGTCCTGGAGGACATGGATGGGGACCTCCGCTCCACCCTGGACGTGGGCGCGGATGAATACGCCACCATGGCTTCCGTGCAGCGGCCGTTGTCTCCCGCTGATGTGGGGCCGAATGCGCCGTGA